A window of Plectropomus leopardus isolate mb unplaced genomic scaffold, YSFRI_Pleo_2.0 unplaced_scaffold17646, whole genome shotgun sequence genomic DNA:
TTTGCTTagtacatacataaaaaaaataaataataaaaatgatcaaattcaaATACTCGCGCCTCGGAatttacacataaaataaacatactaagtggaataaaaataagaacagaaatataaacaacTCTTAggaacataaatatataatagaAAAAAGTAGTTTGCTTAAATCAAGTCTGTTAGATGAatccatggatctattataaataaACCCCGAGAAACCGGATACAACACCggaagaaagtaaaaaacatctTGCTCCTCGCGCAACCGCCTGCTGAAACTCAGtgttgtgaaataaaaatgcaaaattaaaagtatatttaaataGGCTGTTAAAGCTTAAAACACTTCAATTTAACGTTGTTTGCGTCACAGTTTATTAAATGAAGTGAGGAAAGAAACGGTAACAACACCGGAAGTAACCATAAACCCTGAAAAAACCCGGATACAACACCGGAACCTAGCGGAACAATCCACTACCGccaaaaactctgtttttttaacaaacttttaaGTATATTCAAATAGTCTGTTACTAACGTATAAACCCTCAAATTATAGGTTTTTTACTTCACAGTCTAATAGAtgaactatgaaaaaaaaacacaacaccggAAGTAAGCAGGAGGGAAACATCTCGCTCTGCACGTTCACGTCGTCTGCGCATGTCTGAAAGCCTGTGGGAGGGGAGCTAGCACGCCGCGTTTGACGTGTTCCCGCACACCAGCAGCACTTTTACCTTTAATTAGTTAAAGttacaacatttcaaagtttaAATTAGATATTTTCTCACAGAAACGAAGACTAAACTCCAAGCTTCCGGGCTGACTGTCACTACTATGGCCGGAAGCACCAACAAGACTGTGCGCGATATCTTTGAGAGCATGGAGTCCGGACCAGCAGCTTCCTCCAGCACCGACACCGCTCAGGTAAAGCGACCGCGAGCCCAAAtctcagcaggaggagagactCGGCACCTGTTGTTCGAGATTAAACTCATATTTTGCAGTTTATGtcaaatgtttgcatgtttagtTAACGCATGTGACTCACGTGAAGTTCATTAACTGTTTAGTTGACTGTAACTCACAAGACAAACATGTGACTTCAGACCGTGCAGGAGTTAGTTATGACATGTTtggggactgttctttatttatcagaggaggcgggtggctggggtgttactgagatatttttccttgagcctatCTTGGGTGATTTTGGGTAAAATGCATgacctccctccaccataaattaactgttagattaaaaaaaacggACTATTTGAAAAAGTATATGCAGTACTGTgtaaaagtcttaggccaccttaaactttattttgcaaGATTACAACagtcataaatatttatttcccaGTAGTCttattacaaatatataacCACATACAGGAAATCTGTATtcagcattaaaaacacaaatatttcagaataaaactaCTTCAGCAGGTTGAAGTTGCAAGTTTTAGTGCGACCTCCTTTTCCACTTTGCTTATCTTGAACTCCTGGGGCAGACAATTTGAGATCTACAAAACTAAACTTCTGGTTTATTCACATCAGGCTGCatccaagacatgtccaaagcttaatattgatttttttaggctACCTTTTGCTGTGGTTTTACGATCCCATGATTCACACTAAATATCGACTTCAGTCCAAAGACTCCAATTTGTTcagacttttttggtgtttggtgttagtctgtattgtttgtttatatgttaaTGAAGAGACTGAGTAGTGTATAGTTACATATCCACATTACAGCTtttctaaaacaacaaatctatgtGGCCCAAGACtcttgcacagtactgtatatttgaaagttaaaagtggATGAAGAAATCCTTTAGTTCAAATATGCGGACGATTCAACAATAGTTTGCTGCTGAGTGTGAATGgtttatttttggacttttttttaattaaataaagtgatttggATGACATATCACTTCTCTTTCATCCCACATGATGATTTCAAGGACCGTCGCAAAATCAAAATCCAACAATAGTTTCTTTTAACTACAGATGATAACAATCAGTGATCGATTAATTGGTTGtcaagaatttaatcaaacgtgtgaaatttaatcaattaattgatatACTACTAATTGCCAAAATACAGTATATCAATATGTTgcacatgccttccaaaccggcagcctgcaggtttggaagtCTTTCTGTAAAGGACGTCCTCCCTGCAGTCTGTCTTTATGGCGTATCGAGAAGAAAGTGTAGCTGTTGGATTTTATAATGTGACGTCAGAGCAGCTTTAGTTTGGTCTGTCTTATTAACCGCAGACAAACTGGGTGTTTGACGGAGAGGGTCCGCTCTGCACTTTGGTCTTCTGTCTGTAAATAGTTGACACGCTCGCCCGTCGTGCCCGTCGTTGATCAGTCCCTGTCCAGCAGAGGAGGGGTCGTCCTGACCAATAAAACGTGAGCACAGGTTTTAGTGTCTCATGTACAGTCGGTGTCAGACTGGCACCAACTTctcattgttgttgttagttttaggctgttttattcatttctgtgaGCTCATTAAAgtcagttgtgtgtttttctacagtTGTGAAGAGATATTCATGTTCTctcatacacaaaaaaatagttttcaaaagaaactcTTTGTAAGATTATTTCTCTTTGTTgagcgtgtttttttttattgtgttcagGAAAAATGCAGTTCTCAGAAATCAGATCACCTCAGACATATTTCTTAATGAGGTTTTATCCTCAAAGATGTTCTTTAATCAACATCTCAGAGGCGTTCTCGGCAGCTTGAATATTGACCGTgactctctgctcctccaggcCTGGCTGGATCATCACTCCCGTTCTTTGGGTCTGTTCATCGATGGACAGTTTGTCCGTCCAGACGGCCGACAGAGTCGCTCCCTGACTGACTCTAAAGGTGAGAGCAGCCTGACGGTACATTCGTGCCTCTCATGGCCAAATTTAGTATGACTACAGCAAACActaaatgatccaaaaaaatcacaaagtacTGCTTTTTCCCcttctgttttcacaaaaaacctaaatgtttttttcctctcctttttttcaaaaaattattccagaaaaaaaaaacagcaaaactttctcttcataggaaaaaaaatctgtaaggAAACTAGAAAGATCACCTTTGATAACCCTgattagtaaaaaaacaaacttaaaaaaaatttaatgaatttttcttgcacttttttctaatttcttgctacttgctacttttggggtcattttttcttgtctttggaGAAATTTGTGCTGCAGAGCCTTTGAGACAAATTTACTTGTAATAtcgggctttataaataaagttgactttgtCTCCAGGTGGGAACGTGTGCAGCACAGTGTGCGCTGTGGACGACGACGTCTCGCAGTGCGCCTCCTCTGCTGTTAACGGCTTCAAGGCGTGGAGCGGCCTCAGCTGCCACCAGAGGGCCAAAGTGCTGCTCAGGTgcgtcacactcacacacacctcaggACGCTCGACAGACCGTCTCAGCCTCTGTCCAACGTCCTCGTTGTGACTGTTAAGTTCAGTAGGCTGCAGTCACTTGCGTAGACTGAAAGGTGTTTTTTACTCGTATCCGGGAAGTGAATAAACGTCCGAACAGTGAATTTTCTTCGGGTGATGCTTCCGTTAATTGCAGAATGATGATTGATGGTTTTGTGATGATAAAGTGACGTGATCCGGTTTTCCTTTGCTGTCTTTTTGCTGTGATTACGGTAAGAACCGTATGTGCCTGCGCCTCTGCTCCATCGTGCTCTTTCCCTCCACCGTGACTTTAAAAACCTTTGTCTAACGCCCACTATGACGCTGACTCACACCCAATGTGACATCATTAACCACGGGACGCGTCATCGACGGTAGGCTATTACTACCATCTAGTGGTCCAAATAACGTAGTCTTTACTCTTTAgtctttacaaataaataataataataatttacattaataataatcagaagGAGCCAAaaagtgcatgtgcatgtgtgcatcctCTGTCGTCTTTGGCCAGAGGTGACCAGCACATAGCCAAGATGGGATCTGGTCTTTACCAACAGTCCTTATGAGATTTCCTTTTGAAACTTTCCTTGCTGACAAAAGTAAATGAAGGCTGTTTCTGCGTTGGAAAGGTCATCTAAAGTCGTGAGTGAATGTGCGCTGGAGTCGTAATCTTTGCAGAGAGAGGCTTGAATAGACTTTCTCTGTCTTCTCAGTCCCAAAAGAAAATCCTTGAATTTGAGAAGCCAAGCGACTGAGACTTTCAGCTCGGTCCAATCTGAGAAGTAGTGCAACAGCCTGCTGGTAGCACACTCTGAGTCCTTGCAGATGGAAGCATTGACAATAATATCCTTTCTGACCTCCGGATCATCCAGTGAGATGAACAGCTGGTCCGTAGTGGACTTTGGCCAGTCCTCTGCCTTGTTCAGAAGAGACTCTGGTCCTTCTAACCatcttttactttgaaggaaGTCTTCAGCCGACAATCCTCTTGAGGCCTC
This region includes:
- the LOC121964889 gene encoding aldehyde dehydrogenase family 16 member A1-like, whose protein sequence is MAGSTNKTVRDIFESMESGPAASSSTDTAQAWLDHHSRSLGLFIDGQFVRPDGRQSRSLTDSKGGNVCSTVCAVDDDVSQCASSAVNGFKAWSGLSCHQRAKVLLRGDQHIAKMGSGLYQQSL